Proteins found in one Planococcus citri chromosome 2, ihPlaCitr1.1, whole genome shotgun sequence genomic segment:
- the LOC135837734 gene encoding uncharacterized protein LOC135837734, with the protein MNYYDYDDDEPYPPDEASAIAEIEMLEGPMKQKEPAMLSNKLRFLLEQLEAVGKPPDHDDEKWHEMGRSAKWKIITSSNNLHPWLNTFIQSIQPFQSIDEVKHEDVYQIVRELYDICSKILDDVLLKKPAVNLEKLKEEKYKNVLDCLEKLHGEMMCTSPSPMKMLERLLLLRDANTEKWGSDLIWSNLISSCSLQEKGWIVWTNHGTRHWKFAIPCSDHQSGDKVYLAL; encoded by the exons ATGaattattacgattacgatgaTGATGAACCATATCCACCAGACGAAGCTTCAGCAATAGCCGAAATCGAAATGTTGGAAGGACCGATG AAGCAGAAAGAGCCTGCTATGTTATCCAACAAATTAAGATTTTTGTTGGAACAGTTGGAGGCAGTTGGGAAGCCTCCAGATCACGATGATGAAAAATGGCATGAGATGGGCAGGTCTGCTAAGTGGAAAATAATCACGTCCAGCAATAACCTTCATCCGTGGCTAAATACATTCATACAATCTATCCAGCCTTTCCAGTCTATCGATGAAGTAAAGCATGAAGATGTGTATCAAATCGTCCGTGAGCTTTACGATATTTGTTCCAAAATCTTGGATGATGTGTTGTTGAAAAAACCTGCGGTAAATCTCGAAAAGTTAAAGGAGGAGAAATACAAAAACGTACTggattgtttggaaaaattacacGGTGAAATGATGTGTACGTCTCCGAGTCCAATGAAAATGCTTGAACGCTTg ttactGTTACGGGACGCCAACACTGAAAAATGGGGAAGTGATTTGATTTGGTCCAATTTGATCTCATCATGCAGCCTGCAGGAGAAAGGGTGGATAGTGTGGACAAATCACGGTACGAGGCATTGGAAATTCGCGATACCCTGCAGTGACCATCAATCAGGTGATAAGGTATACTTGGCATTGTGA